The following are encoded in a window of Sphaerisporangium siamense genomic DNA:
- a CDS encoding putative bifunctional diguanylate cyclase/phosphodiesterase, producing the protein MALAAALLVNGSSVVVTAVAGVVAGLVAAAGLLVGSVRAARRSRRHRASSLRRLAFGSIIWLTGEGVRPIAEGTPFVLTFADVLLLVGVLLLAFGCGSTARRTAYGRSLLHYAAGAYVGAASLFTICWVTLLAPVYAKTDEPGSLASPVVCLLATCAVAPAVLASRSPERRVGLGALGVLAAITVQEFATSVGRAAANGEPSLIVGMLAPVAFLLLAVTPWSGRARPRRGWPAAVVDAAPLALVAVATVVVAVRVMTGGPGPWTPALPLVAGSVVLVLLVKVFVLDISTASMRGSLESGERQLVQLAENAGDVVLVVDLDGVIREMGAGVEAMYGYRSQDLLGQPVYGYVHSEDVPAIQAALRAMAVEEDADRPGACRIDCRVRAADGTWRPAESVATRHPREGEDLVLISTRDVSDQVALRNQVAHLTFHDGVTGLPNRAYFEERTREVLARRGASRTAVIFMDLDGFTGVNDSVGHASGDYLLSQAARRLRAAVSTDDTLARWGGDEFALLLESGGSGSADAQSAIDLAERLLRAVSTEPFRVADRDIALTASVGVAFAEDGLPAGDLIRNADVAMTRAKEHGGRRVEVFAAHMHADVVRRLELAADLQRALLAEQFAVEYQPVVDLATSRITAVEALVRWWSGGAFVPPQQFLGAAEDTGLIVPLGEWILREACREVAAWRASSSDIGLSLNLSSRQITAPRFVETVEAALADSGLPASALTLEVIEEMLVEDAEEVIERLGSLRALGVRLAIDDFGTGYASLALLRTLPVDMIKIDPSFVSGLGSDEALTLLTRTIVRLGHDLGLTVVAEGIERPEQLELLREMGCSRGQGYLVARPMAPRGVDTLMRTDCPPLQNTA; encoded by the coding sequence GTGGCACTCGCGGCCGCCCTCCTGGTCAACGGGTCCTCCGTGGTCGTCACCGCGGTGGCGGGGGTCGTCGCGGGCCTCGTGGCCGCCGCCGGCCTGCTGGTCGGCTCCGTGCGCGCCGCGCGCCGCTCGCGCCGCCACCGCGCCTCGTCCCTGCGCCGCCTGGCCTTCGGGTCGATCATCTGGCTCACCGGCGAGGGGGTGCGGCCCATCGCCGAGGGCACGCCCTTCGTGCTCACCTTCGCCGACGTGCTGTTACTCGTCGGCGTCCTGCTCCTCGCCTTCGGCTGCGGGAGCACCGCGCGCCGCACCGCCTACGGCCGGTCGCTGCTCCACTACGCGGCGGGCGCCTACGTCGGCGCGGCGTCGCTGTTCACGATCTGCTGGGTCACGCTGCTCGCCCCCGTCTACGCCAAGACCGACGAACCCGGCTCCCTGGCCTCGCCGGTCGTGTGCCTGCTCGCGACCTGCGCCGTCGCCCCGGCCGTGCTGGCCTCGCGCTCGCCCGAGCGGCGCGTGGGCCTCGGCGCGCTCGGCGTGCTCGCCGCGATCACCGTCCAGGAGTTCGCCACCTCGGTCGGCCGGGCCGCCGCGAACGGCGAGCCGTCACTCATCGTGGGCATGCTGGCCCCGGTCGCGTTCCTGCTCCTCGCGGTCACGCCCTGGTCCGGCCGGGCCCGCCCCCGCCGCGGCTGGCCCGCCGCCGTGGTGGACGCCGCGCCGCTGGCCCTGGTCGCCGTCGCGACCGTCGTCGTCGCGGTACGGGTGATGACCGGCGGGCCGGGGCCGTGGACTCCCGCGCTGCCGCTCGTGGCCGGGTCGGTCGTCCTGGTGCTGCTGGTCAAGGTGTTCGTCCTGGACATCTCCACCGCCAGCATGCGCGGCAGCCTGGAGTCGGGGGAGCGCCAGCTCGTCCAGCTCGCCGAGAACGCCGGGGACGTCGTCCTGGTCGTGGATCTCGACGGCGTGATCCGCGAGATGGGCGCCGGCGTGGAGGCCATGTACGGCTACCGCTCGCAGGACCTTCTCGGCCAGCCGGTCTACGGCTACGTCCACTCCGAGGACGTCCCCGCCATCCAGGCCGCGCTGCGCGCCATGGCCGTCGAGGAGGACGCCGACCGCCCCGGCGCCTGCCGCATCGACTGCCGGGTACGCGCGGCCGACGGCACGTGGCGGCCCGCCGAGTCCGTCGCCACGCGCCACCCGCGCGAGGGTGAGGACCTGGTGCTGATCTCCACGCGCGACGTCAGCGACCAGGTCGCGCTGCGCAACCAGGTCGCCCACCTGACCTTCCACGACGGCGTGACCGGCCTGCCCAACCGCGCCTACTTCGAGGAGCGCACCCGCGAGGTCCTGGCCCGCAGGGGCGCCTCGCGCACCGCCGTGATCTTCATGGACCTGGACGGCTTCACCGGCGTCAACGACTCGGTGGGGCACGCCAGCGGCGACTACCTGCTCAGCCAGGCCGCCCGGCGGCTGCGCGCGGCCGTCAGCACCGACGACACGCTGGCCCGGTGGGGCGGCGACGAGTTCGCCCTCCTGCTCGAATCCGGCGGTTCCGGGTCCGCCGACGCGCAGTCGGCCATCGACCTCGCCGAACGCCTGCTGCGCGCGGTGTCCACCGAGCCGTTCCGCGTGGCCGACCGCGACATCGCGCTGACCGCCAGCGTCGGCGTGGCCTTCGCCGAGGACGGCCTGCCCGCCGGCGACCTGATCCGCAACGCCGACGTCGCGATGACCCGCGCCAAGGAGCACGGCGGCCGCCGCGTCGAGGTCTTCGCCGCCCACATGCACGCCGACGTCGTACGCCGCCTCGAACTGGCCGCGGACCTTCAGCGTGCCCTGCTGGCCGAGCAGTTCGCGGTCGAGTACCAGCCGGTGGTGGACCTCGCCACCTCGCGGATCACCGCCGTGGAGGCCCTGGTGCGCTGGTGGTCGGGCGGGGCGTTCGTCCCGCCGCAGCAGTTCCTCGGCGCCGCGGAGGACACGGGCCTGATCGTCCCGCTCGGCGAGTGGATCCTGCGCGAGGCGTGCCGCGAGGTCGCGGCCTGGCGGGCGTCGTCCTCCGACATCGGCCTGTCGCTCAACCTGTCCAGCCGCCAGATCACCGCGCCCCGGTTCGTGGAGACCGTCGAGGCCGCGCTGGCCGACAGCGGCCTGCCCGCGAGCGCCCTCACCCTCGAAGTGATCGAAGAGATGCTCGTCGAGGACGCCGAGGAGGTCATCGAGCGGCTCGGCTCGCTGCGCGCGCTCGGCGTGCGCCTGGCCATCGACGACTTCGGCACCGGCTACGCCTCCCTGGCCCTGCTGCGCACGCTGCCCGTCGACATGATCAAGATCGACCCGTCGTTCGTGTCGGGCCTGGGCAGCGACGAGGCGCTCACGCTGCTGACCCGCACCATCGTCCGGCTCGGCCACGACCTCGGGCTGACCGTCGTGGCCGAGGGCATCGAACGGCCCGAGCAGCTTGAGCTGCTGCGCGAGATGGGCTGCTCGCGTGGCCAGGGCTACCTGGTGGCGCGGCCGATGGCGCCCCGGGGCGTGGACACCCTCATGCGCACGGACTGCCCGCCCCTGCAGAACACCGCCTGA
- the ilvN gene encoding acetolactate synthase small subunit, whose protein sequence is MSRHTLSVLVENKPGVLARVASLFSRRGFNIDSLAVGPTEHDDVSRMTIVVNVAELPLEQVTKQLNKLVNVIKIVELDPAQSVQRELTLIKVRADAETRSNVLELVQLFRARCVDVATDAVTIEVTGTPDKLDAFIRVLEPFGIKELVQSGMVAIGRGARSITDRSLRALDRSA, encoded by the coding sequence ATGAGCCGCCACACGCTGTCGGTTCTCGTCGAGAACAAGCCGGGCGTGCTGGCCCGGGTCGCCTCGCTGTTCAGCAGGCGCGGGTTCAACATCGACTCGCTCGCGGTCGGGCCGACCGAGCACGACGACGTGTCTCGCATGACCATCGTCGTCAACGTCGCCGAGCTCCCGCTGGAACAGGTCACCAAGCAGCTCAACAAGCTGGTCAACGTCATCAAGATCGTTGAGCTGGACCCCGCGCAGTCCGTGCAGCGCGAGCTCACCCTGATCAAGGTCAGGGCCGACGCCGAGACGCGGTCCAACGTGCTGGAGCTCGTCCAGCTCTTCCGCGCCCGCTGCGTGGACGTCGCCACCGACGCGGTGACCATCGAGGTCACCGGCACGCCGGACAAGCTCGACGCCTTCATCCGGGTGCTCGAACCGTTCGGCATCAAGGAGCTCGTCCAGTCGGGCATGGTGGCCATCGGCCGCGGCGCCCGTTCCATAACCGACCGCTCGCTGCGGGCCCTGGACCGCAGCGCGTGA
- a CDS encoding DUF1707 and FHA domain-containing protein — translation MSSTHPPVRASDGDRDRAIDQLRDHAVEGKISHDTFLGRVDQALRARSQVELTDLVSDLPPRGKWRRRLTESVSAISEFTNRVESAWRRPRLPRLALPGDSRVRYVVGRGAECDLVLSDLTVSRVHAELRRDSDDWMLIDLGSLNGTRLNGWRLVGPARVRIGDEVSFGECAFVLATAT, via the coding sequence ATGAGTTCGACGCACCCGCCTGTGCGCGCCTCCGATGGGGACCGTGATCGCGCGATCGATCAACTGCGCGATCATGCCGTCGAGGGGAAGATCTCACACGACACGTTCCTCGGACGGGTCGACCAGGCGCTGCGGGCGCGCAGTCAGGTCGAGCTGACCGACCTCGTGTCCGACCTGCCGCCGCGCGGGAAGTGGCGGCGCAGGCTCACCGAGTCCGTCTCGGCGATCTCCGAGTTCACCAACCGGGTCGAGAGCGCCTGGAGGCGGCCCCGGCTCCCCCGGCTCGCGCTGCCGGGGGACAGCCGCGTGCGGTACGTGGTCGGCCGGGGAGCGGAGTGCGATCTGGTGCTGAGCGATCTCACGGTCTCGCGCGTGCACGCCGAGCTGCGGCGGGACAGCGACGACTGGATGCTGATCGACCTCGGGTCGCTCAACGGGACGCGCCTGAACGGCTGGCGGCTGGTCGGGCCCGCGCGGGTGCGCATCGGCGACGAGGTGTCGTTCGGCGAGTGCGCGTTCGTCCTGGCGACGGCGACCTGA
- the dacB gene encoding D-alanyl-D-alanine carboxypeptidase/D-alanyl-D-alanine endopeptidase, whose amino-acid sequence MRKRRPWITLSMAAALAATFTQATGGATATAADPAPGVTDLVQDLDRLLGDPRLVVAGSGLVVRSAATGEQLYAKDAGKVLAPASNTKLLTSAAAVDTLGLDYRFTTSVLSAGRRAGATLTGDLYLKGTGDPTMLASDYDALAAKVASAGVKVVTGRLVADDTWFDASRLGTDWAQDDEPYYYAAQISALTAAPDTDYDAGSLIVSVAPGGAQGSPAKVSTTPETDHVTIENHATTGTKTDVAVTREHGTNTIVVTGTVAGAGAYDEWIAVDDPTGYAASLFRKALTRHGVRVLGRTSRGAAPATATSVATRASMPLRELLVPFMKLSNNMHAEILTKAMGRKVSGAGGWSAGLAVTRAFAAANGVKALSLRDGSGLSRADGVTPGELTAYLIALRAKPWFPAWYDALPVAGVSDRLTGGTLRGRMAGTPAAGNVHAKTGSLTGVSGLSGYVTGADGEPLVFSILTNNYLSASPKDFEDAVAVRLARFSRTTPADATGALRSADPRQAPDGDLECSWRKPAPC is encoded by the coding sequence GTGCGCAAGCGCAGACCATGGATCACCCTGTCGATGGCGGCGGCCCTGGCCGCGACGTTCACGCAGGCCACCGGCGGGGCCACCGCCACGGCCGCCGATCCCGCGCCGGGGGTCACGGACCTCGTCCAGGACCTGGACCGGCTGCTCGGCGATCCGCGCCTGGTCGTGGCCGGTTCCGGCCTGGTCGTCAGGAGCGCCGCGACCGGCGAGCAGTTGTACGCCAAGGACGCGGGCAAGGTGCTCGCCCCGGCGTCCAACACCAAGCTGCTGACCTCGGCCGCGGCCGTGGACACCCTCGGCCTCGACTACCGCTTCACCACGAGCGTGCTGAGCGCGGGCCGCCGCGCGGGGGCGACGCTGACCGGCGACCTGTACCTGAAGGGGACCGGAGACCCGACCATGCTCGCCTCGGACTACGACGCGCTCGCGGCCAAGGTCGCCTCGGCCGGGGTCAAGGTGGTCACCGGCAGGCTGGTGGCGGACGACACGTGGTTCGACGCCTCACGCCTCGGCACCGACTGGGCGCAGGACGACGAGCCGTACTACTACGCGGCGCAGATCTCGGCGCTGACCGCCGCGCCGGACACCGACTACGACGCCGGGTCGCTGATCGTGTCGGTGGCGCCGGGTGGCGCGCAGGGCTCGCCGGCCAAGGTGAGCACCACGCCGGAGACCGACCACGTCACGATCGAGAACCACGCCACGACGGGCACGAAGACCGACGTGGCGGTGACCCGCGAGCACGGGACGAACACGATCGTCGTCACCGGCACCGTCGCCGGCGCCGGCGCCTACGACGAGTGGATCGCCGTGGACGACCCCACCGGGTACGCCGCGTCGCTGTTCAGGAAGGCGCTGACCCGGCACGGCGTGCGCGTGCTCGGCCGCACGTCGCGGGGCGCGGCGCCGGCGACGGCCACGAGCGTCGCCACGCGCGCGTCGATGCCGCTGCGCGAGCTGCTGGTGCCGTTCATGAAGCTCAGCAACAACATGCACGCCGAGATCCTCACGAAGGCCATGGGCCGAAAGGTGTCCGGCGCGGGCGGCTGGAGCGCCGGGCTGGCCGTGACGCGGGCGTTCGCCGCCGCCAACGGGGTCAAGGCGCTGAGCCTGCGCGACGGCTCGGGGCTGTCGCGCGCGGACGGCGTCACGCCGGGCGAGCTGACGGCGTACCTGATAGCGCTGCGCGCCAAGCCGTGGTTCCCGGCCTGGTACGACGCACTGCCCGTCGCGGGCGTCTCCGACCGCCTCACCGGGGGCACGCTGCGCGGTCGCATGGCCGGGACCCCCGCGGCCGGCAACGTCCACGCCAAGACCGGGTCGCTGACCGGCGTCAGCGGCCTGTCGGGCTATGTGACCGGCGCGGACGGCGAGCCGCTCGTCTTCTCGATCCTGACCAACAACTATCTGTCTGCGAGCCCGAAGGACTTCGAGGACGCGGTGGCGGTGCGGCTGGCGAGGTTCTCCCGGACGACGCCCGCGGACGCGACCGGCGCGCTCAGGAGCGCGGACCCGCGCCAGGCGCCGGACGGCGACCTCGAATGCTCCTGGCGCAAGCCCGCCCCGTGCTGA
- a CDS encoding acetolactate synthase large subunit, whose translation MATPSSATRGNEPMTEELTGAQALVRALEHVGVDTVFGIPGGTILPAYDPLYDSTKVRHVLVRHEQGAGHAAEGYAQATGRVGVCMATSGPGATNLVTAIADAYMDSVPIVAITGQVATPLIGTDAFQEADICGITMPITKHNFLVTDVADIPRIVAEAFHIAATGRPGPVLVDIPKDVLQTKGTFSWPPTMRLPGYRPVTRPHSKQIREAARLMAEARRPVLYVGGGVHKAGAAAELAQLAELTGIPVVTTLMARGTFPDSHPLHLGMPGMHGTVAAVGALQRSDLIVALGTRFDDRVTGRLDSFAPHAKVIHADIDPAEISKNRHADVPIVGDCREVLTDLIGAVKNEQAEGHAGDYAAWWSILNGYKETYSLGYDDFADGSLAPQYVIKRLGEIVGPDALYLAGVGQHQMWASQFISYERPGAFINSGGAGTMGFAVPAAMGAKMGRPDAVVWAIDGDGCFQMTNQELATCALEGVPIKVAVINNGNLGMVRQWQTLFYNERYSNTDLQAVRRIPDFVKLAEAYGCVGLRCERPEDVDATIRKAMEINDVPVVVDFVVHKDAMVWPMVAAGTSNDEIKIARDMAPVWDNEEDL comes from the coding sequence ATGGCCACACCCAGCTCAGCCACGCGAGGAAACGAGCCGATGACCGAAGAATTGACAGGTGCGCAGGCCCTGGTTCGGGCGCTGGAGCACGTCGGGGTCGACACGGTGTTCGGAATTCCCGGCGGCACCATCCTGCCCGCCTACGACCCGCTCTACGACAGCACCAAGGTCAGGCACGTCCTTGTACGGCACGAGCAGGGCGCCGGCCACGCGGCCGAGGGATACGCCCAGGCCACCGGCCGTGTCGGGGTCTGCATGGCCACCAGCGGCCCGGGCGCGACCAACCTGGTGACCGCCATCGCCGACGCCTACATGGACTCGGTGCCGATCGTCGCCATCACCGGGCAGGTCGCCACGCCGCTGATCGGCACCGACGCGTTCCAGGAAGCCGACATCTGCGGCATCACCATGCCGATCACCAAGCACAACTTCCTGGTCACCGACGTCGCCGACATCCCGCGCATCGTCGCCGAGGCGTTCCACATCGCCGCGACCGGCCGGCCGGGGCCGGTCCTGGTCGACATCCCCAAGGACGTCCTGCAGACCAAGGGCACCTTCTCCTGGCCGCCCACCATGCGGTTGCCGGGCTACCGTCCGGTCACCCGGCCGCACTCCAAGCAGATCAGGGAGGCCGCGCGCCTGATGGCCGAGGCCAGGCGGCCGGTGCTGTACGTCGGCGGTGGCGTCCACAAGGCCGGCGCCGCGGCCGAACTGGCCCAGCTCGCCGAGCTGACCGGCATCCCGGTGGTCACCACGCTGATGGCCCGGGGCACCTTCCCCGACAGCCATCCGTTGCACCTCGGCATGCCGGGCATGCACGGCACGGTGGCGGCCGTCGGGGCGCTCCAGCGCAGCGACCTGATCGTCGCGCTCGGCACCCGCTTCGACGACCGCGTGACCGGCAGGCTGGACAGCTTCGCCCCGCACGCGAAGGTCATCCACGCCGACATCGACCCGGCCGAGATCTCCAAGAACCGGCACGCCGACGTCCCCATCGTGGGCGACTGCCGCGAGGTCCTCACCGACCTGATCGGGGCCGTGAAGAACGAGCAGGCCGAGGGGCACGCCGGCGACTACGCCGCCTGGTGGAGCATCCTGAACGGCTACAAGGAGACCTACTCCCTCGGGTACGACGACTTCGCCGACGGCTCGCTCGCCCCGCAGTACGTCATCAAGCGGCTCGGCGAGATCGTCGGCCCGGACGCCCTTTACCTCGCCGGCGTGGGCCAGCACCAGATGTGGGCCTCGCAGTTCATCTCCTACGAGCGGCCGGGGGCGTTCATCAACTCCGGCGGCGCGGGCACGATGGGCTTCGCGGTGCCCGCGGCCATGGGCGCCAAGATGGGCAGGCCCGACGCCGTGGTGTGGGCCATCGACGGGGACGGCTGCTTCCAGATGACCAACCAGGAGCTCGCCACCTGCGCGCTCGAAGGTGTGCCGATCAAGGTCGCCGTGATCAACAACGGCAACCTCGGCATGGTCCGGCAGTGGCAGACGTTGTTCTATAACGAGCGCTATTCCAACACCGACCTGCAGGCGGTCCGCCGCATTCCCGACTTCGTGAAGCTCGCGGAGGCGTACGGTTGTGTCGGCCTGCGGTGCGAGCGCCCCGAGGACGTCGACGCGACGATCCGCAAGGCCATGGAGATCAACGACGTGCCGGTGGTCGTCGACTTCGTCGTCCACAAGGACGCCATGGTCTGGCCCATGGTCGCGGCGGGCACCAGCAACGACGAGATCAAGATCGCGCGGGACATGGCTCCCGTGTGGGACAACGAGGAGGACCTGTGA
- a CDS encoding PadR family transcriptional regulator gives MSVRHGLLALLTQGPRYGYQLRAEFEASTGATWPLNIGQVYTTLSRMERDGLVAPGEQDEQGRVVYAITEEGRAELRRWFGTPVAQADRPRDELVIKLAMAVTAGEVDVRQVVGAQRTATMRTLQDLTRAKRAQSGAAQRLVLDSMIFQAEAEQRWLDHCEAVLAEPPSSGRAPGRSASNGRTSQETSDDE, from the coding sequence ATGTCGGTCCGTCATGGTCTGCTGGCTCTTCTGACGCAGGGGCCACGGTATGGGTATCAGCTTCGCGCCGAGTTCGAGGCGTCCACAGGGGCGACCTGGCCGTTGAACATCGGCCAGGTCTACACGACCTTGTCGCGCATGGAGCGGGACGGGCTGGTGGCGCCCGGGGAGCAGGACGAGCAGGGGCGCGTCGTCTACGCCATCACGGAGGAGGGCCGGGCGGAGCTGCGGCGATGGTTCGGCACCCCCGTCGCGCAGGCCGACCGGCCCCGCGACGAGCTGGTGATCAAGCTCGCCATGGCCGTCACCGCGGGAGAGGTCGACGTGCGGCAGGTGGTCGGGGCGCAGCGCACCGCGACCATGCGCACGCTGCAGGACCTGACCCGCGCCAAGCGGGCGCAGTCCGGGGCGGCGCAGCGGCTCGTGCTCGACTCCATGATCTTCCAGGCGGAGGCCGAGCAGCGCTGGCTGGACCACTGCGAGGCCGTGCTCGCCGAGCCGCCGTCCTCAGGGCGGGCACCGGGCCGGTCCGCGTCCAACGGCAGGACTTCTCAGGAGACGAGTGATGATGAGTGA
- a CDS encoding RICIN domain-containing protein has translation MRRAAPTAARRPRAAALAVLTALALVPGAGAARAANGPAPMKPMKRDATGYCLDSGGDSSRVKVPAYLWRGCADPSPNLRWVIENGRIKNVATGYCLDSGGDSSRSKVPAYLWRGCADPSPNLRWVIQSGRIRNVATGYCLDSGGDNSGAKVPAYLWHNCSDPSTNLRWVVENGQIRNVG, from the coding sequence ATGCGACGAGCCGCACCGACGGCCGCCCGGCGCCCCCGGGCCGCCGCCCTGGCCGTGCTCACGGCGCTCGCCCTCGTCCCCGGCGCGGGCGCCGCCCGGGCCGCGAACGGGCCCGCCCCCATGAAGCCCATGAAGAGGGACGCGACCGGCTACTGCCTGGACAGCGGCGGCGACAGCTCCCGCGTCAAGGTCCCCGCCTACCTGTGGCGCGGTTGTGCCGACCCCTCGCCGAACCTGCGGTGGGTGATCGAGAACGGGCGGATCAAGAACGTCGCGACCGGCTACTGCCTGGACAGCGGCGGCGACAGTTCCCGGAGCAAGGTCCCCGCCTACCTGTGGCGCGGCTGCGCCGACCCCTCGCCCAACCTCCGCTGGGTGATCCAGAGCGGGCGGATCAGGAACGTCGCGACCGGGTACTGCCTGGACAGCGGCGGCGACAACTCGGGCGCGAAGGTGCCCGCCTACCTCTGGCACAACTGCTCGGACCCGTCCACGAACCTCCGGTGGGTCGTGGAGAACGGGCAGATCAGGAACGTGGGCTGA
- the ilvC gene encoding ketol-acid reductoisomerase has translation MFYDDDADLSIIQGRHVAVLGYGSQGHAHALSLRDSGVDVRVGLPEGSKSREKAENDGLRVVTPGEAAEEADLIMILAPDHIQRHLYAEHVAPNLVEGDALFFGHGLNIRYGLIEAPEGVDVAMVAPKGPGHLVRRQFTAGRGVPVLVAVERDASGDAWPLVLSYAKAIGGTRAGALKTTFTEETETDLFGEQAVLCGGVSELIKTGFETLVEAGYQPEVAYFECLHEMKLIVDLMYEGGISKMYWSVSDTAEYGGYSRGPRVVTSETKKEMQRILGEVQSGAFARELVEEFDGGQGNFRKYREELSEHPIEKTGAKLRPMMSWLKEK, from the coding sequence ATCTTCTACGACGACGACGCCGACCTGTCGATCATCCAGGGCCGGCACGTGGCCGTCCTCGGATACGGCAGCCAGGGCCACGCCCACGCGCTGTCGCTGCGCGACTCCGGTGTGGACGTCCGCGTCGGCCTGCCCGAGGGTTCCAAGAGTCGTGAGAAGGCCGAGAACGACGGCCTGCGCGTCGTGACCCCGGGGGAGGCCGCCGAGGAGGCCGACCTCATCATGATCCTCGCGCCGGACCACATCCAGCGTCACCTGTACGCCGAGCACGTCGCGCCGAACCTCGTCGAGGGCGACGCCCTGTTCTTCGGTCACGGCCTCAACATCCGCTACGGCCTGATCGAGGCGCCCGAGGGCGTCGACGTCGCCATGGTCGCGCCGAAGGGCCCCGGCCACCTCGTGCGCCGCCAGTTCACCGCCGGACGCGGCGTCCCGGTGCTCGTCGCCGTCGAGCGCGACGCCAGCGGCGACGCCTGGCCGCTCGTGCTCTCGTACGCCAAGGCCATCGGCGGCACCCGCGCCGGCGCGCTGAAGACCACCTTCACCGAGGAGACCGAGACCGACCTGTTCGGCGAGCAGGCCGTGCTGTGCGGCGGCGTGTCCGAGCTGATCAAGACCGGCTTCGAGACCCTGGTCGAGGCGGGCTACCAGCCCGAGGTGGCCTACTTCGAGTGCCTGCACGAGATGAAGCTGATCGTCGACCTCATGTACGAGGGCGGCATCTCCAAGATGTACTGGTCGGTCTCCGACACCGCCGAGTACGGCGGCTACAGCCGTGGCCCGCGCGTGGTGACCAGCGAGACCAAGAAGGAGATGCAGCGCATCCTCGGCGAGGTCCAGTCCGGCGCGTTCGCGCGCGAGCTGGTCGAGGAGTTCGACGGCGGCCAGGGCAACTTCCGCAAGTACCGCGAGGAGCTCTCCGAGCACCCGATCGAGAAGACCGGCGCCAAGCTCCGCCCGATGATGAGCTGGCTCAAGGAGAAGTGA
- a CDS encoding 2-hydroxyacid dehydrogenase encodes MKIWAPSQDVVDVLADLPGVECEVYDGGPEPPKGVDEVEVWIPPLMPPRATAEMLARMTSLRLLQTVSAGVDAYVPHLPDGVVLCNARGVHDAGTAEWAVGAMIAVLREFPGFALAQERGEWTYHHTGVLADATVLIVGYGSIGQALERRLDGFEVDVVRVARTPREGVHGEDELPRLLPEADVVVLLVPSTSGTARLVDAPFLAAMKDGALLVNAARGPVVDTEALVAELRAGRLRAALDVTDPEPLPPDHPLWSAPGVFITPHVAGSTPASRRRLRKLLRSQMLRYLSGEPLKNVITGSY; translated from the coding sequence ATGAAGATTTGGGCTCCGTCCCAGGACGTCGTGGACGTCCTGGCCGATCTGCCGGGCGTGGAGTGCGAGGTCTACGACGGCGGCCCCGAGCCGCCCAAGGGCGTCGACGAGGTGGAGGTCTGGATCCCTCCGCTGATGCCGCCGCGCGCCACGGCCGAGATGCTCGCGCGCATGACGAGCCTGCGCCTGCTGCAGACCGTGTCGGCCGGCGTGGACGCCTACGTCCCGCATCTGCCGGACGGCGTGGTCCTGTGCAACGCCCGTGGCGTGCACGACGCCGGCACCGCCGAGTGGGCCGTGGGCGCAATGATCGCGGTCCTGCGCGAGTTCCCCGGATTCGCCCTCGCCCAGGAGCGCGGCGAGTGGACCTACCACCACACCGGCGTGCTCGCCGACGCCACCGTGCTGATCGTCGGGTACGGCTCGATCGGCCAGGCGCTGGAGCGCCGCCTGGACGGCTTCGAGGTGGACGTCGTGCGCGTGGCGCGGACGCCCCGCGAGGGCGTGCACGGTGAGGACGAATTGCCCCGCCTGCTGCCCGAGGCCGACGTGGTGGTGCTGCTCGTGCCGTCCACCTCCGGCACGGCCCGGCTCGTGGACGCCCCCTTCCTCGCGGCGATGAAGGACGGCGCGCTGCTCGTCAACGCCGCCAGGGGACCGGTCGTGGACACCGAGGCACTGGTCGCCGAGCTGCGCGCCGGCCGGCTGCGCGCGGCGCTGGACGTCACCGACCCCGAGCCGCTGCCGCCGGACCACCCGCTGTGGTCGGCGCCGGGCGTGTTCATCACCCCGCACGTCGCCGGCAGCACGCCCGCGTCCCGGCGGCGGCTGCGTAAACTCCTGAGGTCTCAGATGCTGAGATACCTGTCCGGGGAACCGCTGAAGAACGTCATCACGGGCTCGTACTGA